From a single Thermococcus sp. LS1 genomic region:
- a CDS encoding magnesium transporter has translation MIPVMAQELGEKVRQAYRVSLPSLVVSLIIGFFGGTFLGKYLEKISRDYPGLLVILPGMMGLRGNVFGSMASRFSTMLYLGDLEPSLREKKVLKNIVIAMLLSLIPVTILWAIGVIQGIRYHALQILLIVVSSTILVSLILGYFTAFVTIFAFRKEVDPDSMAAPLVASMGDLLTIPALIAFILLLETSKETFWGSNLALILLFLVLLAISRVRKAEIVEFKELFTIITALALLSLISGFTLQRFSGLIGASVILGFAYPSILSSFGNYGSIIAAKTSTALHLGEIDGYLSKEPFMEILALFLTTPIVGTLINVFGAGIAYFIAGAEPRIVYELTLSYPFMALLIMLYSYTISYFLFQKNIDPDNVAIPLISNNSDIFGTIYVVVIAKLMVGG, from the coding sequence GTGATACCAGTGATGGCTCAGGAGCTCGGGGAAAAGGTGAGGCAGGCTTACAGGGTCTCACTGCCCTCGTTAGTCGTCTCTCTGATAATTGGCTTCTTTGGAGGCACCTTCCTCGGTAAGTACTTGGAGAAGATTAGCCGCGATTATCCCGGTCTGCTCGTCATTCTGCCGGGCATGATGGGTCTCCGCGGCAACGTTTTTGGCTCGATGGCCTCGCGCTTCTCCACGATGCTCTACCTCGGTGACCTTGAGCCCTCGCTCAGGGAAAAGAAGGTTCTCAAGAACATTGTCATAGCGATGCTCCTCTCTCTAATCCCTGTAACTATTCTCTGGGCAATAGGTGTCATTCAGGGGATAAGGTACCACGCCCTCCAGATTCTCCTCATCGTTGTGAGCTCGACCATACTCGTCTCTCTTATCCTCGGCTACTTTACGGCTTTCGTCACCATATTCGCCTTCAGGAAGGAGGTTGACCCCGACAGCATGGCCGCCCCGCTCGTTGCCTCGATGGGTGACCTGCTCACCATTCCAGCATTGATAGCTTTCATACTCCTCCTCGAGACCTCGAAGGAGACCTTCTGGGGAAGCAACCTCGCCCTAATTTTGCTCTTCCTCGTCCTGCTGGCAATCTCCCGTGTGAGAAAGGCCGAGATAGTAGAATTCAAGGAGCTCTTCACGATAATAACAGCTTTAGCCCTGCTCTCGCTCATCTCGGGCTTCACACTCCAAAGGTTCAGCGGGCTGATAGGGGCTTCTGTAATCCTCGGCTTCGCCTATCCTTCAATCCTCAGCTCCTTTGGAAACTACGGCTCAATAATAGCGGCGAAAACCTCAACCGCACTCCACCTCGGTGAGATTGACGGCTACCTCTCCAAGGAGCCCTTCATGGAGATACTCGCACTTTTCCTCACAACGCCAATCGTTGGGACTCTGATAAACGTCTTTGGTGCTGGGATAGCCTATTTCATCGCGGGAGCCGAGCCAAGAATAGTTTACGAGCTGACCCTCAGCTATCCATTTATGGCACTTTTAATAATGCTCTACTCGTACACAATCTCCTACTTCCTCTTCCAGAAGAACATCGATCCAGACAACGTGGCGATACCGCTCATTTCGAACAACAGCGACATATTCGGCACGATATATGTCGTGGTAATAGCGAAGCTTATGGTGGGTGGTTGA
- a CDS encoding potassium channel family protein → MEEWDEIDVPKNVKDIFVEMKNTAELMVDLAYSSVLFGEEEIAEEVLELEEYLDLLNYHLMVHAVLAARSPREAEQITSILHMAHAIDDMSNAAADLAKMVLEGVELHPVITEAILGSEEIIGKIYVSADSLLVGKTLEELDLATNTGVWIIAVRRGKRWIFDPDGDFKIFPGDILIGRGTNTSIEYLKEIARGNIKVMGNE, encoded by the coding sequence GTGGAAGAGTGGGACGAAATCGATGTTCCCAAGAATGTTAAGGACATCTTCGTTGAGATGAAGAACACCGCTGAGCTGATGGTTGACCTCGCCTACTCCTCCGTTCTCTTCGGGGAGGAAGAGATTGCAGAGGAGGTTCTCGAGCTTGAGGAGTACCTTGACCTGCTCAACTACCACCTGATGGTGCATGCCGTTCTTGCCGCCAGAAGCCCGAGGGAGGCGGAGCAGATAACGTCAATACTTCACATGGCACATGCTATCGATGACATGTCCAACGCAGCAGCGGACTTGGCGAAGATGGTTCTTGAGGGAGTTGAGCTTCACCCAGTTATCACCGAGGCCATCCTCGGCAGCGAGGAGATAATAGGCAAAATCTACGTCTCGGCGGATTCTCTCCTTGTCGGCAAGACGCTGGAAGAGCTCGACCTCGCGACGAACACCGGCGTGTGGATAATCGCCGTCAGACGCGGAAAGCGCTGGATATTCGACCCCGACGGAGACTTCAAGATATTCCCAGGCGACATACTCATAGGAAGGGGCACTAACACCTCAATTGAGTACCTCAAAGAGATAGCAAGGGGCAACATAAAGGTGATGGGCAATGAATGA
- a CDS encoding potassium channel family protein translates to MNELEEIRNCLIEMKDLSSLMVDLAFSSVMYKSEDIAEEVYLLEERMDELTLKVKKLALMLAKNEDDPLKLLSVIDMAEINEQISDAAYKISDLILRDVEPHPIIKKIMEDTEEELGRVTVRKGSILHGKTLKQLKLPSKIGTRILAIKRGTRYIYNPGRDDIIKEGDVLIAVGSDLDKLRKLAGEEVEEEE, encoded by the coding sequence ATGAATGAACTCGAAGAGATTAGGAACTGCCTTATAGAGATGAAAGACCTCTCGTCGCTCATGGTTGACCTCGCCTTCTCATCGGTCATGTACAAGAGCGAGGATATAGCGGAGGAGGTTTACCTCCTCGAGGAGCGCATGGATGAGCTTACCCTGAAAGTCAAGAAGCTGGCCCTGATGCTGGCCAAGAATGAGGATGACCCGTTAAAGCTCCTCAGCGTCATAGACATGGCTGAGATAAACGAGCAGATTTCGGATGCTGCTTACAAGATCTCCGACCTTATCCTTAGAGACGTCGAGCCCCACCCGATAATCAAGAAGATAATGGAGGACACTGAGGAGGAGCTGGGGAGAGTTACCGTAAGGAAAGGCTCCATTCTACACGGCAAGACCCTGAAACAGCTTAAGCTCCCGAGCAAGATTGGAACGAGGATTCTTGCCATAAAGCGTGGAACTCGCTACATCTACAATCCCGGCAGAGATGACATTATAAAGGAGGGTGACGTGTTAATAGCCGTTGGCTCGGACTTGGACAAGCTCAGGAAGCTCGCCGGGGAAGAAGTGGAAGAGGAGGAGTAA